A window of the Acidovorax sp. YS12 genome harbors these coding sequences:
- the ccsB gene encoding c-type cytochrome biogenesis protein CcsB, with translation MNTATTTTLTLNEGYFARRNGFDWLFAVLVVAGGLWALQRYGAYMDVYEKGILLGSIPCAIWLGWFWRPLSVLMLGVAALSLLAVGLYQQDGAGSLARADTVFGLKYFLSSQSAILWMSMLFFMSTLFYWIGMFTRGGQGQGSGEVMALIGSRLAWVGVTLALIGTMVRWYESYLVGPDVGHIPVSNLYEVFIMFCWMTALFYLYYEQHYATRALGAFVMLVVSAAVGFLLWYTVVREAHEIQPLVPALKSWWMKLHVPANFIGYGTFALAAMVAFAYLIKQQAGETRWYKLAPLWLLGVVLCFEPIVFRQGAADGGSSYWMVYFGISALIVGGILLARKRIAAQLPDFEILDDLMYKSIAVGFAFFTIATVLGALWAAEAWGGYWSWDPKETWALIVWLNYAAWLHMRLVKGLRGTVSAWWALTGLVVTTFAFLGVNMFLSGLHSYGTL, from the coding sequence ATGAACACCGCGACCACCACCACGCTGACCCTGAACGAAGGCTATTTCGCGCGCCGCAACGGGTTCGACTGGCTGTTCGCCGTACTCGTCGTCGCGGGTGGGCTGTGGGCGCTGCAGCGCTACGGTGCGTACATGGACGTGTACGAGAAGGGCATTCTGCTCGGCTCCATTCCCTGTGCCATCTGGCTGGGATGGTTCTGGCGCCCGCTGTCGGTGCTCATGCTGGGAGTGGCCGCGCTGTCGCTGCTGGCTGTGGGCCTGTACCAGCAGGACGGTGCGGGCAGCCTGGCGCGCGCCGACACCGTGTTCGGGCTCAAGTACTTCCTGTCGAGCCAGTCCGCCATTCTCTGGATGAGCATGTTGTTCTTCATGAGTACGCTGTTCTATTGGATCGGCATGTTCACGCGTGGCGGCCAGGGGCAGGGCAGTGGCGAGGTGATGGCGCTGATTGGCTCGCGCCTGGCCTGGGTGGGCGTGACGTTGGCGCTCATTGGCACCATGGTGCGCTGGTACGAGAGCTATCTGGTCGGCCCGGACGTGGGCCACATCCCGGTGAGCAACCTCTACGAGGTGTTCATCATGTTCTGCTGGATGACGGCGCTGTTCTACCTGTACTACGAGCAGCACTACGCCACGCGTGCGCTGGGCGCCTTCGTCATGCTGGTGGTCAGCGCGGCGGTGGGCTTCCTGCTGTGGTACACGGTGGTGCGCGAGGCGCACGAGATCCAACCGCTGGTGCCTGCGCTCAAGAGCTGGTGGATGAAGCTGCACGTACCGGCCAACTTCATCGGCTATGGCACCTTTGCGCTCGCGGCCATGGTGGCGTTTGCCTACCTCATCAAACAGCAGGCTGGCGAGACGCGCTGGTACAAGCTCGCGCCGCTGTGGTTGCTGGGCGTAGTGCTGTGCTTTGAGCCGATCGTGTTCCGCCAGGGTGCGGCCGATGGCGGCAGCAGCTACTGGATGGTGTACTTCGGCATCTCGGCGTTGATCGTGGGCGGCATCCTGCTGGCGCGCAAGCGCATTGCGGCGCAACTGCCGGATTTTGAGATTCTTGACGACCTGATGTACAAGTCGATCGCCGTCGGGTTCGCTTTCTTCACGATCGCCACCGTGCTGGGGGCGCTCTGGGCGGCCGAAGCTTGGGGCGGCTACTGGAGCTGGGACCCGAAGGAAACCTGGGCGCTGATCGTCTGGCTGAATTACGCCGCTTGGCTGCACATGCGCTTGGTCAAGGGGCTGCGTGGCACAGTGTCGGCATGGTGGGCGCTCACGGGGCTGGTGGTGACGACGTTCGCCTTCCTTGGCGTGAACATGTTCCTCTCGGGCCTGCACAGCTACGGCACCCTGTGA